The genomic stretch taaaaaattaagaatagcACCTAAACACATTTATACTACAGACGTTTACTCTTAATTCTACCATAACCATGGCTATGACTTTCGTGCCAGTCCCTCTCACGTCGATGACCATTACTCACTGTCGGCGCCAAAGACAGCCGGTGAGACGCAGAAGAACACAATCGTTCCCCCCTCCAGCCGCACCAACTTCTCCCCCAACCCCTTTCAGCGTCGCTGTTGTTCACCCCACCAGTCCCCTCCCTGCCACACCAGCTTCTCCTGCAACCTCTTTCAGCGCTGCCGTTGTGCACCCGATCAACCCCCCTCACCGATGTCGATCTCTCCCTCATCGGACACCATCGTCATCTCCGAGCTCTTGTCGTCGTCTGGCTCCTTCAACCACCAGCCCCGCTCATCGCCATTGCTTCACAGAGCACTTAAATTTCTGGACTAACTAaaccaaaaatgaaaaatacaaaaaccaAGCAAATCAGCAACAACCCCACTTTTTTTTTCCAAGTCAGTCCAATAATTCAAATTTATACAATGGTGTACAGAAGCAGAACAAGCAGTTAACTTAACCAAACCCATTGCATGAACATCTATTTATCAATTAAACCCCTAGCACCGACGAGGGGGAGAGCGACGCCGTTGGGGGGTATTTGGCGAACCAGCGACCGCAGTAAGAAGCTCGGCGACGAGCTTGGTGTATGGTGAGGGAGAGAGCGACGCCGGTGGGGGGATGGTTGGCGAAGCAGCGATACGCCCACGAGCTCGGCGACAACGATGATGTCCGGCTGAGGAGAGAGCGACGCCTGTGCGGCGGCTGGCTACAGAAGCAGTGACGACGCTGAGAAGCCAGCGGCCGATGATGATACCGGTGAGGAGAGAGCAACGCCAGTGGGGGGCTGGTTGGGGAAAAATGAGAGCTGATAGAGTTAGCAGGAGAGGCAATAGCGGCAGATggttaaattttgaaaaggtaAGGTAAAAGGATTGTTTGTTATTTGATTTgggtgattttttttttttaatctttgatGGGTCAAATAATCAGCCCGTTGTTTACGTTCAGATTTTTCATTGTCTAGCAGAGTTCGTTGGTTAATATTGGGGGACAAACGGAAGAGGGAGAGAGATGGATGACGTCACTTTATTGACGGGATTGTTAACAATTTCCGTTTTGAAGAGAGAGAAACGTGCAGAGGCAATTATTCAAAGAATAAAAGGAGTAAAATAATAAGAGAAAGTCCATGAGCTATtagaatatttgtacaatgtatATAATGAAAAATACAATGTGTATAATAGAGAATGAAGATTGACGGATGTCCGATTcaatattagagatataattattagtgttatCTTTTTTCATCATCTTAACTTTTGGAATGAGTGTATCATGATATGGTATCCAATTTTTGTTAAAATCAGcttaaatttttgaaatgagtGGTTTTTTAAAATGAGTGGTTTCATGACATAAGATTGTTCCAGCAGGACTCAAATAATAATTAGGtttttgtaaattttaattttagactaattaattaattttttaataaaaaaatattaattaaatcttTCACAAACCacaataataaataatgaatatgttatatttttttgttaatttattgtGTAAAATTTAATGTTATATACACAGTTAATTACAGTAATATATCTACTTACAAAAGAACATcacaaaaataacaatttttaaagcgaaattttttttttaattcatgatAAATAAAAAGTAGTTAACAAAAGTCATAAAAAAACTCAgaagataattaatttttcacTGTTTAAAATAGTATCACTATAAATAACTGAAACACATGAGCTACTCACTATCATAAAGAATCTAATTAatactctttttttctttaaagaCTAATTAGTCTAAAATCAAAATCCTCAAACGACCTAATTCTCCCTTTTACTCCCTCTGAATAAAAATTTTGGGGGGTTCTTATTTGGTCAGAAATTCTTAGGATAATCATTTAGCTGTCAATCAGCAAAACGTATAACCAGTAATAGCTTCTGCCATCTGGTATTTGAACTGTGATCTTAAAAAAGGCCAGAATCGATGAGATAAAAGGAGGTAAATCATATACGAACTTTGATAAACATCACCACTTCATCTGTTATAACATGTGCCTATTAAAATGAAACAATCTTTCCATTCATATGATACTGTAAAAGCATTTCTGTTGCAGTGTTACATATCGCTAATGTAATTTTCTATTCGTTGTCTGAAAAGATCAACAGTCGATCGATCTACTGGAAGGTTTAATTATTGCTGTTGTCGGAAGAACGACGACTATCATCGGAATGGCTTCCTTCAGCCCTCCCATCATTGGGAGACTTACCCTGCGCCTTCCTCTCATTCCACCTTGCCCAAACCCAACTTGAAATGAATAATGCTCCTAATGCATAAACCTgtaatcaaataaagcattctCAGGAGAAAATGCCCATGGAAGAGGTGAGCAACATATTAAGAGAACATCAGAATAAATTTGAATATAAGCTCGTTACTCAAACCCCAAAAGGCATATTAATGCTTAAATGAATATTCAACCTTATGAAAGGAAGGAGGAAGTACAAGGAAAGCATATGAAAACAGTAAGAACAAATACAGCAGAGAACTATACAGGGAAGATACATTGCAATCAGGGAAAAGGATGCCCACTTGCTTGATTGATTCCAATTACAGAggacaaaaaagaagaaacaccGTGATGGTTTGTATAGATTTTCCATTCAGACTCTATTAATATCATCAAGCTGTCCACTTAATAAAACTGATTCACCTACCACAGTGGAGAGggggaaaaaatgaaaaatcaaagTGAAATATTTTAATGTCATCAACCTCTTCCCATTTTCCCATAAATAGACTCTTCCCCTTCCCTTAACTACTCATAGCCTGCCTGCTAGCCTTGTTCTTAACATCGGCATGTACACAATTGTAAAGGCAGATATGCAGTTGTAGGCAACCATGCTAGGAATGAAAATAGATTCCAATAGCATGAATCATATCTGATTAATTGAATTATAACCCCCTCTTAATTTAATTAATCTAATTGAAACCCCTCTCATGTGACACAAGCTGGATCTTTTCAAAGTGATCCGATACCAATCTTTGCCATTATCTCCTAATTTGTTGATAATACACCTCATGTCATTGTTCTTGACAGAGATACATGTGTGGCAGCAGGTGAGCATTCTAGGACAGAAATTTTTGCAAGAGTATGGACCACCAAGGAGAACAAAAACTACACAGACAGAGCAGACAAACGCTCAGCTGCCACTGCTGCAGCACAGTAAAGAGGTAGCACTTTCCAGTTTTCATAAATCCTCGGACAAAATACCAAGGGATTGAAAAggttgtgtttttttttttttttttccgggGGGGGGGGGTGGGGTGGGTTTAGGCTGAGGTCTATTGGGATAATAACCAGGAAAAGTAGGTACTCTTAACAATTCTGACTTCCTATTAACTATTAAGGATTAGAGAAAGACCAAAAGGGTGGTCATTCATAGTTAGATCTAAGCTTTCGTAATACAAACTAAGACCTTTCACATTACACAACATGGGGAATTcaaattataattattgaatagTCAGTACTACTTCCTAAACATAATTTACTAGTTATTACTAACCCAAAGGCATTAAAATTCTCTGGATCTTGCAAATAAGACACTATGAATCTTAACCAACTCATATATAATACTACCCCCATCAATTGAAGCTGCAAAAGTAACTTAGAGAATATCCCCAATCCCACTACTAGTTTTTGTTTCAGTTTTATAAGCTCATGGATGTTGTATTATGTGTGCGTGGTTTATGAATCATAAAGCTGATGAAAAAAATTCGGAAAGATTCATGAATCATTCTTCAAAGCTTATGTTATGTGACACAACACAGCAGAATAGACCAAAACATTTTTTggttttaaagaaaaaaaaaatgatgaaaaatatttaGCAATAAACACATGTAGGGCGCATATGAAAGCCCCAAATAAACCTTTTAAACCATCAAAATAATCATAGTTGTGTTATGTAGAGCGAATATATTCATCATCCAAAACATAATGTAATCATTGTCAAACAGTGACAGTCCATATCTTCACCAACTCCctcatcaaaaacaaaaaaaaaaatcgcgATAGCAATACAAagcattgatttttttttctttaaataataataacaataataataataataataataataataataaccttTAGCGTGCTAGATTCAAGTCACAGAAGGAGAAGCAATTCCAAGTTGCTTATTCATTAAAACAAAACGCAcagaaattgaattaatttaaaataattgaaaaagaaaaacgagagagaaaaaaataatgaaattacCTGCCAGAGGAGAAAAGGATTGGAAGTCTTGACGGTAGATTCTTCAACCTCAGCCTCAAGGTGTGGAAGAGCAACCACCTCCGATTTCGGGAACCGTACGAACCCTGGCTTGGTGTTGCTGGAAGCCTTGTTCTCATCCTTGGCTCCATCGCCAGCGGCGTCGGCGTTAGGAGTGTCCGCGTTCTTTGGCTTCGGCGGTGGTAGGTTGAGGAAGGGAAGTTGAAGGTTGAACTTGGGTAAGAAAGCGAAGAGGTTGGGAAAGTGTGGTAgctgtggtggtggttgttgcgGCGGTTGTTGTGTGTTGTCTTGAGCGACGACAATTTCGGTGGTCGTTTTGGTCATTGTTCAAACTTTTCAAACGACGGAGATTCCACTGcagaaattaaaaaacaaaatgtATTTAATAATTTGATGTGTTGCTTGGTTGTTGCTCctacttctttctttctttgagTTTCAGTGTATATATATGGGAAGTAGGGGTTTCCTTTACTTGCCAAGTTTACTaaaccctctctctctctctctctctctctctcgaaGGTTATAGGATTAGGATTGGGACACTATCAACACAAGGAGTGAGAAAAAAACTTTTTTGTCTTTTACTTTAGTTGATGAGTTCCTATAGTATAcgtattatgtattttttttaattcgtTTTTTGAAATAAGTGTGATATCAAATAATTTcataaaagaaaaagcaaatagATTTTATTTGTACCAATTTCGGTACCTTGCTATTTATTCTGTATAgtgtaatttattattttaatattttatttataaaaattcaaaatattaataaatttatttataaataaataaaattacttttatatttatcaaagatgagaaattattatttatactcataataatttaaatctacacaggaataaaattaatgtttaaaaatttttagccCATAAAATTTATTGTTAGAAGTAATAATTTACTCTTTTTATACATGTATTCTTTTCCATGATTGACTTGAACCAACATCACTACAATTTATTTAGGACttaattgttgatttttttcccttttgtaTATATGAAAGGAGTAACTTGGGAGGTTAATTAGTTGTTATCAGCTTTAGGGAATGGTCTCAACTCTCAAAAGTTAAAATGGAAAAATATGAACCAAATTAATATTAGATAAAATATATCAATGATATTATCAAGGTTACGAGAACCGGACTGATCAATAAACTGGTGAGATCACCAGTTCAATGGTTTACTGGTTCGATCGGAATTTAACCGGAGTTCAAtcgatttaattaaatattaaatataattattaaaaaacctaaaaataattttaaatatataaattcaataatttttaacttaataaaatttaaaatttcacataataaattatccaTAACTTAATATTAGAGGTTCACAAACAACTTCAAACATCAAAGTTTATAACTAAACAACTTCATAGATCTTTAAGGAAGAGAAATATAGTGAtactaaaaatttgaaaagtgCCACGTTCAACTCTTAAGTAGCAAGTTTAAAAACAGAGCAATTTCTAGAAATTTGGGTAGCAAGTAGTAGCAAAATATAAGCACATGAATCCAAAAATTGCAATTAACATGAGAAAAGCATGGATTGCACGTACAGATGCAACATCAAACTTAATTTCACAAGTACAGTTCAGCAGGGCAGCAGGTAGAATCAGGTCACATGAAACAAAAACAGCACAGCAATGATCACACCAACATCATTCAGCAAACAAGCAGTATTAAGCCATGTTGAATAATCAAGAACGgagcaattatcaggcctagaatcctctaaccacaacctagctacctaacagcaTATATATCTATCTATCCTAACAAACAGAATTAATCAGCAATCTAACTAAAATTAACAACagaattaataaaagaaagtaaagaaaCAGAGCAGGAAGTAGGGATGAGGTAGGGGACCTGGAATGTAGCAGAGACAAACTAGGAAATGGAAAGGGGAAGAAGAGCAGAAGTAGTGCCTCCCAGAGTTGGTGGTGGCCGGCTGAGCTCGCGGCGGTGTAGAGAACGGTGCGAGCGGCGGAACGATGCAGGGCAGAGAGATTCAACTTCTCTCTGTGACAGTGACGAGAGCtgaggggggggggggagaaGCAAATCAAAATCGCAAACacataaattagaaaataaaaaaccatgaacaaataaataattcttCAAAATCATGAGGTAGCAAACAAGCAAATCAAAATCGCaaacaaataaattagaaaatcaaGCACATGAAATCAGAAGGCAGAAAAGAGGAAATCATGAATCCAAATAACAAATCATGAACAAATAACAGGAGGAGGAGGCGACGAAGAAACAAGAGGCGAGGTGGAAGGCGCAAACGAATAAGAATAGAGTATTACCGACGGCGAGTAACGGCGAGTCGGCGACGAAGGAGGAGGCGAGCTCGACGATGACGAAGGAAGAGGCGAGCTCGGCGACGACCAACGAGGAGAGGAGCTCGGCGACGATGAAATAGGAGGCGCGCTCGGCGAGGAAACAGGACGCCGTGGTGGTTGCAGTGGTCAACGCCGTCGCTGCTGTGGCTGTGGGATGCTATGGCGATGACGGTGGGATGCGGTGGCGATGGTGATGGCTATGCGACTGCGAAGAAGGGCTGCTCAATCGTGGCCCGTGGGTGATTTCTCTTCTGCCTTCTGGAGTTCTGGGTGAGAGTGTGAGAGTGAGACTGAGATTAGAGCTTTGTTGCGTTTagcctttctttttttttaaccttcaaaacgacgtcgtttagCACTTTAAGTTTCAAACCAAAAACCGCTAAAAAATCGGACGGTTCTCCCGGTTTATCGGTTAACTTCCGGTTCGACAGATTTTCTCACCGATTTTTTACTAGGCGATTTCTGACCTTATCCGGACCAACTAGGTGACCGATTTTCGGTTAATCCGGTTGAACCGGTCGGTCCAGTTCGATTTTCAGAACCATAGATATTATACATTTAGGTTTTTTTTTAACAGCCATATCTAATTAAATTGGtttaaattcaacaaaaaatcAATTTCATTATTAGCCCATGTATACACGCTACCTTTTCATATTccgcgcttcttcttctttttttgtttttcttctcctctttttttcgcatttttctttttttcttttatgttgctttttctttatatatttctCTATCATGGTTGTTCTTTTATTGTGTTgttattattgtatttttttcttttttcttctttttttggtaattttttgTAGTATTatgtatgttttcttttttttttgtttttatttttattacgagggtaaaacaaaaaaaaagataatgaTATTAacgaaaaaggaaagaaagagtTTTGAgttatacaaaattttttagaaaataataccgaattttttttactgtgacatagaaatTTTGAGTTACACTTATTGGATTGAATTTTTGCCATAAAAAAATAGCATCgaaatttcataatttttaacattgaaattttattataaaacacaTAAATCTCTTTTTTAATGTTGCATTTTGTTtgcttcttattcttctttatttctttcttttcttttactctTACATTTTTTTGATTTCggtgttatttttttaataaagtttgtataattaaaaattctttctctttctctttcttatcttttgctgttgcttcttttttatttttatctttttttctttatctttttattcttattatttttttcttcttattcttctttctttctttctttttctttctttctttatttttctttgctCTTACATTTTTTTAGGAGTATTACTTTTAATATTAGACTTGAATGAACATGTATTGCAATCTTATTTATTGAATGAATGTAAATTCATACTTGTTGGATTGAATTATTgctagaaataaaaataatatcgaAATTTGTTTAAAGTGACATTgaaattttaatatcaaaattaaaatatctatatgttattgttatttttttgataaattttttataattcaaacttctttatcttttttttttaattttttgctgttattttttttaaattttctttttattttatttttttataattttttattttatttgatgatAATGGAGgaataggaaaaagaaaaaactgaAGAAATTCagatgaaaagaagaaaaagaaaaaaagaaggatgcacaaatttaaaaaatatttatatcaCTTGGTTAGatttaattgaataaattaCCTTGGAtgtagaatatttttttaaatatattggTATGACTAAACAGTAATAAATTGGTTGCTAGCGTTGTCAGCAATTGAGCATGATATATATCCCTTGATTTCAAAGATTTTGACCTGACTTAATACAGCTAGCAGCCGTTGGGATTACCGAATATgcctaattattttatttattttttataaatatgagATGTGAAAAATATAAATCCTTTTGGGTTcctaaattatttattatatgtttGACAAAAGTTTCTTGaccttgtatttttttttaatgaaaattctTAATACTATTAAAAACTCAGATTTTGAAACATTCAAATAATTTAAGATAGAGAATTTGAATGATATAGAGAGTTTTTGGATTAAATTATatcacaaaaattttaaaaagataaaatataattttgagTTATATTATGtgtacaccaaaatcagccATCAAAGTCAGTTTgccagtataaaatatatgctagaatataaatacacattgaaaataaattaaaccacacatatatttatacatatatacattagtgattgattttagtaactaattttagtatacaaataatatttttgtataattttagtCTCTCAAATTTAGATTAAATCTTGATTTCATTATTAAAGTGTCGTTCTTTTAtctcaaataatttatttgttatattttaattctacaatcaaaattaaaattttttcttttaaaactaAAAGTATCTTTTTATTTCCTCCattgttatcttttttttattattttattatttttactctCAAATCACTATAATAATTATTATGCTTCTtacaattataatttttattactatctaaaaaaattatttaatagagaaaaaagaatatttttaaaataaaaaattttaattttgactaaaaattaaaataaaataaaataaaatgtttaaaatataaataaatattttaaacataaaaagtaaaattaaaatttagtctAAATATTAgagactaaaataatattttatctattttaaaaataagtagTAGAATTATAATATCATGTGATCATCTTAATTGAAGTGCTTTTAGTTAATAATCTATTAGTATTAAGATTTAAGAGTTTGAAGAAGTTGAAGGACAGGAGGAGGAGATAGGCTTCAACTTATGTAATCATACTACTATTAGAttgtcaataataataataaataaatagctaAAATAGTTTCTGTTCTAAGGGTCACCtgaaatgttgatttggatctgAATGTGAGATCTAGGTTCTTTTGAGTGGTAGTATTCGACCTCTTTGGTGCCGAGGTGTCGCTTGTCCAAGTTTCTCGTGAGAAGGTTgtgggtggtacctgcaagaagttccgatgcttaagttagtaaggaTTTTAGGCAAATTTTTAGTAGAGTAGAACATGAATTATACTTGGAGGGagccagtgtatttatagtagagtaGATAATCACTTTCATTAGAGCAATACTATCTTTTCTGATAGATAAACGTTTCCCTTATCTTGGAAAATTTGTTGGGATCTACCTTTTAAATGAGATAGAGATAATAGGAGAGACTTAAGGAGGCAGTTACTTGTTAAGTCAAGTAGGGCTGGACCTCTATGTCATTGTTCGACCTGTACAAAGAAGTCAGGTTTTATCGTGAAGTCCACTTTTATTGGTGGGTTTTTTGCGTTATTGGGCCTAACCTTTATCtgttgggtcagggtatgaatagtgcccctgcttgagtccGTTCCTTTTATAGGTCGGGCTCAAGTATTTCGTGGCCTCTGCTGTAGACGTTGGATTTCAACTTTGTCGGTACTACCCAAcgtgttttgaaattttgaacgTTGGTGGAGTTTTAATGACTGTCGAATAATGTGCGGCAGTTGTTTCTGAGAATTCGCGTACGTTTAAAGAGGATTAAAGGAGCCGTTTTTTGAGTCATTGCTCCTTAAAAGGGTCTTTTCGgctcttcttttcctttttcactgTTTCTTCAAagaatttctttattttttactCACAAAAAGCTTCTTTGTGTTCTTTCGATCCCCTTGTTTTCTCCAAGATTTCTTTTCTTGGTTCTTGAAGAATTTTGCTGCTTTTGGTGTGAGGATCATTTCCGTTAGTGCTGTTACAGGCGTGTTCTTCTTTTTTCGCAGTCTTCGTTAAGGTTGGTTTCATTTTTTCCTTCACCATTTTCTCCTTTCTTGTCTGCTTAGAATTACTCGCTATTGAGCTTGGTGCTTGATTGTGGAATGCTTTGAAAATGTTTTGGAGTAACATAAAGATTTTGCTTTTCGCACCTCTGTGATTATTAACCTGTTGACTGTACGTTGTATTGCCCTTAATGGTGCCGCTTTGATGTTGTATTGAAGAGGTGCCATTTGGTTGGTATGGagaaagatttaaaaaaaatagcttTCCCTTGATTTAGTTTAATTTGCCCGACCTCTTTAGGATGATGTCTGATTTATTTAGTAGCggtct from Arachis stenosperma cultivar V10309 chromosome 9, arast.V10309.gnm1.PFL2, whole genome shotgun sequence encodes the following:
- the LOC130951914 gene encoding uncharacterized protein LOC130951914, which codes for MTKTTTEIVVAQDNTQQPPQQPPPQLPHFPNLFAFLPKFNLQLPFLNLPPPKPKNADTPNADAAGDGAKDENKASSNTKPGFVRFPKSEVVALPHLEAEVEESTVKTSNPFLLWQVYALGALFISSWVWARWNERKAQGKSPNDGRAEGSHSDDSRRSSDNSNN